Proteins from one Dermacentor variabilis isolate Ectoservices chromosome 1, ASM5094787v1, whole genome shotgun sequence genomic window:
- the LOC142590545 gene encoding uncharacterized protein LOC142590545, with amino-acid sequence MHNWLTAEREKLNALIRKFFKRALGLPVRTHTEDLLRLGIHNTMEKIAEAQERAQLTRLSTTPAGRRILEEIGLAPTKNLAEDTQIPREIGEKVVVAPLPRNVHPFHNAGRRKASNILKQINKDKIAASFVDAAAYRDGKAFAVSVVDTLGKVINCASVRTTNPEVAEQVAIALAMQDGRRDRVYSDSKAAIRAFQKGRVARQVVQTLKGAKHGNTSMHSILWFPAHVGAIEGVPLNLNESAHEAACGFTDRAALGSGDSLTGHRDAPLTHNEITKLFYLERRNLQQALDTTEAFLANTGLKLSPSKSELLLCKQGPRLRQPLSSLPVDLHTRDGGNIPRCNTIKVLGMVIGAYSNDNAEALKHITKSTLNFTMAISRVASKRDGLKEDNVMKAFHAFLISHITYAAPFNWKKTEPPSVTHDI; translated from the exons atgcacaactggctcacagccgagcgggaaaagcttaatgccctcattagaaaattcttcaagagagccctcgggctgcccgtcagaacgcatacagaggacctcctccggctcggcatacacaacaccatggagaagatagccgaggctcaggaacgggcccagctaactcggctgtccaccacgccggccggcaggcgtatcctcgaggagatcggactcgcacccaccaagaacttggctgaagacacccaaatccccagagaaataggggagaaggtcgtggtcgcccctttgccccgcaacgttcatccttttcacaacgcaggtcgtcgcaaggcatcGAATATACtcaagcaaataaacaaggacaaaatcgcagcaagtttcgtggacgcagctgcataccgagacggcaaggcttttgcggtttccgtcgttgacacgctgggcaaagtcatcaactgtgcttccgtccggacgacgaacccagaggtggccgagcaagtggccattgcactcgccatgcaagacg gtcggagagacagggtgtatagcgattcgaaagccgccatcagggcattccagaaaggccgggtagcccggcaggtagttcaaactctgaaaggcgccaaacacggcaacacctccatgcactcgatcctttggttccctgcacacgtcggggcgattgagggggttcctctgaacctcaacgagtctgcccacgaggctgcgtgtggctttaccgaccgcgctgccctcggatcgggcgactctctcaccggacacagagacgctcctctcacacacaacgaaatcactaaactcttttacttagagagaagg AACCTACAGCAAGCGCTGGACACCACGGAAGCTTTTCTTGCAAACACGGGACTGAAGCTCTCCCCcagcaaatcggagctccttctgtgcaaacaaggccccaGGCTGAGACAGCCCCTTAGCTCCCTCCCCGTTGACCTGCACACCAGGGACGGAGGAAACATCCCCAGGTGTAACACAATCAAGGTCCTGGGCATGGTCATTGGGgcttacagcaatgacaacgcggaggcactaaaacacatcacaaaGAGCACCCTCAACTTCACCATGGCCATATCACGGGTCGCCAGCAAAAGGGACGGACTGAAAGAGGACAACGtcatgaaagcatttcacgccttcctcatcagccacATAACCTACGCCGCCCCCTTCAACTGGAAGAAGACGGAGCCGCCTTCCGTAACGCACGATATATAG